A segment of the Pirellulales bacterium genome:
CGCAGGAATTATCATTCGTCCGGAGCGAGTACGGATTATCTGGGAGCCGCTATCGCCAACATAGATGCCGGTCTTACCGAGGTAGACTTCATCAAATGGATTTTCAAGTGTCTTGCCTTGTTGGATGATTGGCTCGTCGAACAAATACGTTTTTCCGCCGTCTTCGCTCACTCGATATCTCAAATAATAGGCTTCCTCGCCAACGGCTGGCTCGACGATGTGGGGATCCAACCCCGGCGTATCCAACGAAAGAACCAGTTGAATCACGTTTCCATTGACTGGATCAACAAACAACGGATATGCGCTGCGCCGGTAGCCATAGGGAAGATTGCTGTCAAAATCGGGGAGAACCGATTGCTTGGTCCAAGTCTGGCCATTGTTTGATGAATAGAAGCAAGGCCCCTTGATCATCTCGGTTCCGCCGACCTTGAGATACGAGGCGAACTTCCACGGAGCAGACTGCTCGGTGCTCTTCAGAGTCAGCTTTACAACCTCACCGCCTCGCGCCGCTCCAATCTCGACGGCGGACATCACGACGAGTCCCGCGATGATCGCGCGCATGGTTCGAAATGCTGAGAATATAGCTTTCATTCAGCGAACCTTGCGAACGTGCCACGTCGCTAGAGCGATTGAGGCTGGTAAGGTTGCAAACGCTGCCAAACCGAAGGGGATAACGATCAATGGTTGAGTCAATTCGCTTTTATCGAAACGCGCTTTCTTGGAAGGATCGTAATTACCAACAGACCAATCAATCCGAATGCCATCAAGGTCACAGCTTCCGGCTCTGGAACCGACGTTAGTCCGGAATTGAAATTCTGCTGCACTTCGTCCGCGGTCAGTGCAGCACTGTAAACCCGAACCTGAGCAATATCGGCATTGGCACCGGTATCGAACGTCGTAAACCACTTCGTACGAGCGCCAATCGTGAACGGATAGGGACCATTGGTGTCATCCGTGGGCGAGCTGCTGCTTTGGAACGTGCTTTGCAGCACGCCGTCCAGATACCATGCGGTGTCATTGATTCCACCACCGGCACGGGAGAGGACGATGTGGTGCATCAGCCCATCTGTCAGCGGGCCGGTCGAATTCGGAAAGTTGGCACCGCCGCTACCACCTGCGTCATAGAGCCCAGGGCCTGCGCCATTGTGGGCAGTTGGATTATAGG
Coding sequences within it:
- a CDS encoding LamG domain-containing protein, with product MKATCVLVLMVSMITVTEAVSAAIVTNNLVLSLDAGNAGNGVGVLGSGNAWINQSGSATNHDATLVGTADWAGTGTALDPFVVQFRSTPGAGTASGYATVVGSTPGSDLDLSTSFTYEVWAKIVGSGSGSSYWGGADGGTLMSHSSYSPEGNGSISYNPTAHNGAGPGLYDAGGSGGANFPNSTGPLTDGLMHHIVLSRAGGGINDTAWYLDGVLQSTFQSSSSPTDDTNGPYPFTIGARTKWFTTFDTGANADIAQVRVYSAALTADEVQQNFNSGLTSVPEPEAVTLMAFGLIGLLVITILPRKRVSIKAN